The DNA window CCGGACATTCAGCTCCATGAACCACGAGATGCCCGGGACGGGTGGCAGAAGCGACGGACGCGCCCGGTCCATGAAGAAGGGGACGATCCCCAGCCATGCTTCACCCTTGTGCAGGTCGAGGTGCAGTCCGGGCGGCAGCTTCGCCCGAAGCATGTCAGGGTCGACCTTCCAATGGAGGAAGAGAAGTTTCGACCAACGCTGCCGCATCACCGGGAAGCCCGGAGGCTTCTCGCGTACGGCAAGTCGCTGTTCGAGGGTGGGGCTTGGCATCGTTCGATGCCAAGATGGCGCCGATTTATCCCTCGGCAAGTTCCCCGGATCAGAGCTCCGCAAGAAGTGCTTCGAAGCGTTTGCCGTAATCGACATACGAGTCGTAGCACTGCTGCCAGTCGACTGCGGTCGGATCGGCAGCGTGGAAGACGGTGGCGACATGCGGCTCGATCGCAATCCAGCCGTCATACCCGCGCGCCTTCGCGTCGCCGAGGATCTCGCGGAGCTTGGCCTGTCCGTCGCCGGGCATCGTATACTCCGGTTCGACGTCGTCGGATACGGGATTGATGCAGTCCTTGATGTGGATGTGGACGACGTGGTCGCGGACCTTTTCCCAGAACTCGAACGGGTCCTGCCAAGGGAAGCCGCCATCGGCCTGCGGCTTCGAGCGGTCCTTCTGGAACACCGGGTTGCCGGTATCGAAGACGAGCTTGAGCCCCGGGACCTCTTCGATGAGTCGCAGCGTGTGCTCGGCGGAGAAGCCGCCCCAGTTCATGCAGTTCTCGTGGATGGCGGTCAGGCCTTCGTCGGAGAAGCGTTTGACGATCTCCCGCAGGCGGCGGAAGCGCTCCTCCTCGTGTTGGTCCTCGCCCCAGGGTTCTTGGGCGTAGGACATCACGCGGATCAGCTCGGTTCCGAGGCGCTTCATGCGCGGGATGGCACGGTCGATTTCGGCCAGCGTGATGTCGAAGTCCGAGTGGATCGTCTTTCCCCAGTTGGCGATGAGCGAACCGAACTCGGGAATGGAAACTCCGGCGGCATCGAGTCGGTCAGCGACGTCGTTGAATTCGTCTTCGGGGAGTTCGTGGATGTTCTTGTCGCCGACCATCCGGGCCGAGATCGCCGACCAGCCGATGTCCTTGGTGG is part of the Haloferula helveola genome and encodes:
- a CDS encoding sugar phosphate isomerase/epimerase family protein; protein product: MPPSSKLTGFADEASRDLDKQIQATKDIGWSAISARMVGDKNIHELPEDEFNDVADRLDAAGVSIPEFGSLIANWGKTIHSDFDITLAEIDRAIPRMKRLGTELIRVMSYAQEPWGEDQHEEERFRRLREIVKRFSDEGLTAIHENCMNWGGFSAEHTLRLIEEVPGLKLVFDTGNPVFQKDRSKPQADGGFPWQDPFEFWEKVRDHVVHIHIKDCINPVSDDVEPEYTMPGDGQAKLREILGDAKARGYDGWIAIEPHVATVFHAADPTAVDWQQCYDSYVDYGKRFEALLAEL